The genomic interval GCAAGCTGCTGGGGCTGCTGCTGCTCAGCTTCTTCGCGCTGCTGCTGCTGTCGAACATCGTCACCTCGCTGTCGAGCTTCTTCCTCGCGCGCGATCTCGACCTGCTCGTCTCGGCCCCGGTGGATTGGCTCAAGCTGTACGGGGCAAAGCTGCTGGAGACGGCGGTGAACTCGAGCTGGATGGTGGTGCTGATGGCGCTGCCGGTGTTCACGGCATACGGGCTGATCTACGAAGGCGGGTGGTGGTTTCCGCTGGTCGCCCTCGGGATCTTCGTTCCGCTGCTGCTCATTCCCGCCGTGCTCGGCAGCGCGATCACGCTGCTACTCGTCAACATTTTTCCGGCGCGCAGGACGCGCGACATACTGGGACTGGTGACCGTGCTGTCCGCGGCCGCGATCGCGCTGCTCGTGCGGCTCATCCGTCCCGAGCAGCTCGCCCGACCCGAGTCGTTCCGCTCGCTGGTCGACTTCATCGCCCTGCTGCGGACCCCGGCATCGCCGGTTTTGCCGAGCGAGTGGGCGCAGGCGGGGATGATGAGCTGGCTCACGTACGAGCCCGATTACCTGCCGTTTTTCCTGCTGTGGTCGACGACCGCGGGGCTGATCGTGCTGGGCGCCGCGCTGCACCAGCGGCTGTACGCGCAGGGTTTCAGCAAGTCGCAGGAGAGCTCCACGCGCTTCAAGAAGCCCGATCCGGCGAAGAGCTTCACGCGCAGGATGCTCTCGCCGCTCTCGATCCGCAGACGAGAGATGGTGCTCAAGGAGATGCGGATCTTCTTCCGCGACACGACGCAGTGGTCGCAGCTGATCCTGCTCGCGGTGCTGGTCGCGGTGTACATCTTCAACATCAAGTTCCTGCCGCTCCGCACGGAGGGAGTGACGTTCCTGCTCGCGAACATAGTCCCGTTCCTCAATCTCGCGATCGCGGGCTTCGTGCTGTCGGCGGTGGCTGCGAGATTCGTGTTTCCGTCGGTCAGCCTGGAGGGCCGCACGCTCTGGCTGCTCCGGTCGAGCCCGCTGCCGGTGAAGGACGTGCTCTGGTCCAAGTTCTGGGTGGGAACGCTGCCGCTGCTCATCGTTGCCCTGGCGATCGTGTTCATCACCAACGTGCTGCTGCAGGTGACGGAGTTCATGATGTTCGTCTCGATCGCGACGATCACGCTGTTGACCTTCGCCCTGAGCGGGCTGGCGATGGGGTTCGGGACGATGTTCCCGCAGTACGAGACGGAGAACGCCGCGCAGATCCCGACGTCGTTCGGCGGGCTGTTCTACATGATGACGTCGATCGCGCTGATCGGCGCGGTGGTGGTGCTGGAAGCGCGGCCGGTGTACTCGTACGTGCGGCAGGTCACCTACCGCGGTGACGGGGATCCGACGGAGATGATCGTGGGGTTCGGACTGGTGGCGCTGCTGTGCGTGGCGGCCACGCTGATTCCGCTGAGGGTGGCGGTCCGCCGGCTCGAGCTCGGGGAAGCGTGACAGAGAACAACAGGGTTGGGTGGGAAGTCATCGGTTTTGGTTCTGGTTAACAACGGGTGAACGGTTCGCAGGTCCACGGTTTGGAACCGCTGTCACCGCCAACCATCAACCGGTGACCAGTCGGTTAACCAAAACCAGAACCTACGGCCTGTATCCCAACCCTGTTTTCCCCTGCTGCTGGTCCAGTGGCGATCCGCAGTCGGAGCAGAAGCCCGCATCCCGGTGAAGACGCGCTCCGCATTTCGGACAGATTGCCCCCGCCCCATTTCCCTCGCGGGGCCTGCTCCCCGCCAGCAGCGGGTACAGCACGTACCCGAGCGCGAGCAGCGCGAGCGCCGTACCGACCGCCATCGCGATCATTCGCCCCTCCGCGTCGCCGTCTCCACGAGCAGCAGCATCCCTCCGATCACCATGATCGTTCCGGCCATCCACACCCAGACCACCACCGGGTGAAACCCGACGCGCAGCCGCACGCTCTCGTCTTCTCCGACATCGACGAGCGTCACGTACGTGTCCTGCTCGAGCGTGCGGA from Gemmatimonadaceae bacterium carries:
- a CDS encoding zinc ribbon domain-containing protein encodes the protein MIAMAVGTALALLALGYVLYPLLAGSRPREGNGAGAICPKCGARLHRDAGFCSDCGSPLDQQQGKTGLGYRP